From a region of the Paenibacillus sp. R14(2021) genome:
- the sigF gene encoding RNA polymerase sporulation sigma factor SigF — MDVDMKQTAQPYLDDSEVKRLIALSQSGDTLARDTLVQCNIRLVWSVVQRFMGRGYEPEDLFQIGCIGLLKSVDKFDLSYEVKFSTYAVPMIIGEIQRFLRDDGTLKVSRSLKETANKVRKTKDELSKVLGRLPTIKEVAERLGISPEDVVFAQEANKPPTSIHETVFENDGDPITLMDQIADDSQERWFDKLALNEAIGGLSERERLIVFLRYYRDQTQSEVAARLGISQVQVSRLEKKILQLIRNQIAQ; from the coding sequence ATGGACGTCGATATGAAACAAACGGCGCAGCCTTATTTGGATGATTCCGAGGTGAAGCGGCTGATCGCGCTGAGCCAATCGGGAGACACGCTGGCGCGCGATACGTTGGTACAATGCAATATCCGGCTCGTATGGTCCGTCGTGCAGCGATTTATGGGACGGGGCTACGAACCAGAGGATTTGTTTCAGATCGGCTGCATCGGCCTGCTGAAATCGGTCGACAAGTTCGATCTCTCGTATGAAGTAAAGTTCTCCACCTATGCGGTGCCGATGATTATCGGTGAGATTCAGCGCTTTCTTCGCGACGACGGTACGCTGAAGGTGAGCAGATCGTTGAAGGAAACGGCCAATAAAGTGCGCAAGACAAAGGATGAGTTGTCCAAGGTGCTGGGCAGGCTGCCGACGATCAAGGAAGTGGCGGAACGCCTCGGCATATCACCCGAGGATGTCGTCTTCGCGCAGGAAGCGAACAAGCCGCCGACGTCTATTCATGAAACGGTGTTTGAGAATGACGGCGATCCGATCACGCTGATGGATCAAATCGCGGACGATTCTCAGGAGAGATGGTTCGACAAGCTTGCGCTGAATGAAGCGATCGGGGGCTTGTCGGAGCGCGAGCGGCTAATTGTGTTCCTCCGATATTACCGCGATCAGACACAGTCGGAGGTTGCCGCGCGGCTCGGTATCTCGCAGGTGCAGGTATCCCGGCTGGAGAAGAAAATTTTACAGCTGATCCGAAATCAGATCGCGCAGTGA
- a CDS encoding stage V sporulation protein AA: MSSDTMSSVYLRLRKRIGIRPGGVVTLGQAARLFASDPELETKLERLTLHRHTEKDGNRVVIDLLQIVRLIRETSPEAVIDSFGDPQVLVIVADAPREPNIAVLVIIWLLLFLGSGLAIMNFHTDVNMKDVHERITELVTGKKTEHPLWFQVPYSIGIGIGMLVFFNHLFRKRFNEEPNPLEVELYMYEENVNAYVIADEMRKKNEPGETITARKQEKSEGEIEDG, translated from the coding sequence ATGAGCTCCGACACCATGTCAAGCGTATATTTAAGGCTGCGCAAGCGAATCGGCATAAGACCCGGCGGCGTTGTCACGCTGGGGCAGGCGGCACGGTTATTCGCAAGCGATCCCGAGCTGGAGACGAAGCTGGAGCGGCTTACGCTGCATCGTCACACCGAAAAGGACGGCAATCGCGTCGTCATCGACCTGCTTCAGATTGTTCGGTTGATACGGGAAACCTCGCCGGAAGCTGTTATCGATTCCTTCGGCGATCCGCAAGTGCTCGTTATTGTGGCCGATGCGCCACGGGAGCCTAACATTGCAGTGCTCGTTATCATTTGGCTGCTGCTTTTTTTGGGGTCCGGTCTGGCTATCATGAATTTCCATACTGACGTAAACATGAAGGATGTGCATGAACGAATTACAGAGCTCGTCACCGGTAAGAAGACCGAGCATCCGCTTTGGTTTCAGGTTCCTTACTCGATCGGCATCGGCATCGGCATGCTTGTGTTCTTCAATCATTTGTTCCGCAAACGATTCAATGAAGAGCCTAATCCGCTGGAGGTTGAGCTGTACATGTACGAGGAGAACGTGAATGCCTACGTCATCGCCGACGAGATGCGCAAGAAGAACGAACCCGGCGAAACGATCACCGCACGGAAGCAGGAGAAGTCCGAGGGGGAGATCGAGGATGGTTAA
- a CDS encoding stage V sporulation protein AB — protein MVNIAASSFVAILGFAGGLGVGSALVALLIVLDVIPRLAQLAFAYRKSIWFETAVVSGAVFWSLADFLEWRLWLPKITSLIIIGTFDGIFVGMLGAALTEVMNVLPILAKRVRLSKYLVSLVIAMVLGKVTGSLFDWLVFQWMDDNS, from the coding sequence ATGGTTAATATTGCTGCCTCGTCTTTTGTTGCCATATTGGGTTTTGCAGGCGGACTCGGGGTCGGCAGCGCGCTTGTTGCGCTTCTCATCGTGCTCGACGTCATTCCAAGACTTGCGCAGCTCGCGTTCGCCTACCGCAAATCGATATGGTTCGAAACGGCGGTCGTGAGCGGGGCCGTGTTCTGGTCGCTGGCGGATTTCCTGGAATGGCGCTTGTGGCTGCCGAAGATTACGTCATTGATTATTATTGGCACCTTCGACGGGATCTTCGTCGGCATGCTGGGGGCTGCGCTGACCGAGGTCATGAACGTGCTCCCCATTTTGGCTAAGCGGGTACGGCTCAGCAAGTATCTCGTTAGCCTTGTCATCGCCATGGTGCTCGGCAAGGTGACAGGTTCGTTGTTTGATTGGCTTGTATTTCAATGGATGGACGACAATTCATAG
- a CDS encoding spore germination protein, which translates to MDDSGSHASGTDANTDSDSVAAHSAKQADGSISGHRKQAQRQQTQSKGKKNIPIPLRIEDYLQKLEDDIGFKTSFDIVVRDMVFGGRRVALFFMNGFAKDTVLTEVLKRLTYLQADDFKSDSFHDFFKLYVPAIQVTEEEDWDNMMTDVMSGGTAMYIDGEAKVLLIDAKSFPARNPEEPTLERVVRGARDGFVETMLVNVTLVRRRLRDKKLRYEIMRIGERTQTDVCIAYIDDIVDKEMLQSIRDKIKQVKIDGLPLADKQLEEATVKRGWNPFPLVRYSERPDTVAVHLMEGNIAIFVDTTPSVMILPTTYFDLLQHAEENRQTPFIGTYLRWVRFIGIACSLFLLPLWFLFTTRPELKPLALDFIGVQKAGRLPLVAQFLLAEIGVDLLRMASIHTPTPLATAMSLIAAILIGDIAVKTGLFVNEVVLYMAVAAIGMFATPSYELGLANRIIRLLLIIAVALFKVPGFMVGSTVFVVMLCLERSFNRPYMWPFIPFDLKGLLSILLRTPVLQNRKRPNYLKPQQRDRMPNEGS; encoded by the coding sequence ATGGATGACAGCGGTTCGCATGCTTCCGGCACCGACGCGAACACCGATTCCGATTCTGTGGCTGCACATTCGGCTAAACAAGCAGACGGATCGATTTCCGGCCATCGAAAGCAAGCGCAAAGACAGCAAACACAGTCCAAAGGGAAGAAGAACATACCTATCCCCCTTCGGATCGAAGATTATTTGCAGAAGCTTGAGGACGATATTGGCTTTAAGACGAGCTTCGACATCGTTGTTCGCGACATGGTTTTCGGTGGCCGCCGCGTCGCGCTGTTCTTCATGAACGGCTTTGCGAAAGACACAGTTCTGACCGAAGTGCTGAAACGGCTGACTTACCTGCAGGCGGATGATTTCAAGTCAGATTCGTTCCATGATTTCTTCAAGCTCTACGTGCCGGCGATTCAGGTCACGGAGGAAGAGGATTGGGATAATATGATGACGGACGTTATGTCGGGGGGCACAGCCATGTATATCGACGGCGAGGCGAAGGTGCTGTTGATCGATGCGAAGAGCTTCCCGGCACGCAATCCCGAAGAGCCGACGCTGGAGCGCGTCGTCCGAGGAGCACGCGACGGGTTCGTGGAGACGATGCTCGTCAATGTCACGCTCGTTCGGCGCCGTCTGCGGGACAAGAAGCTGCGCTATGAAATCATGAGAATCGGGGAGCGGACGCAGACGGATGTCTGCATCGCCTATATTGACGACATCGTCGATAAGGAGATGTTGCAATCGATCCGCGACAAAATCAAGCAAGTCAAAATCGACGGTTTGCCGCTCGCTGATAAGCAGCTGGAAGAAGCGACCGTTAAGCGGGGCTGGAATCCCTTTCCGCTAGTCCGGTATTCGGAGCGGCCAGATACCGTCGCCGTTCATCTCATGGAAGGCAATATCGCCATCTTCGTCGACACGACGCCGAGTGTGATGATTCTCCCTACGACGTATTTCGATTTGCTGCAGCATGCAGAGGAGAACCGACAAACGCCATTCATCGGCACTTATCTGCGCTGGGTGCGGTTTATCGGGATCGCCTGCTCCTTGTTCTTGCTGCCGCTTTGGTTCTTATTTACGACGCGGCCGGAGCTCAAGCCGCTTGCGCTTGATTTTATCGGTGTGCAGAAAGCCGGACGGCTGCCGCTCGTGGCACAGTTCCTGCTTGCGGAGATCGGAGTAGATTTGCTCCGCATGGCATCCATTCATACGCCTACGCCGCTTGCCACGGCCATGTCGCTGATCGCTGCAATACTGATCGGCGATATCGCCGTCAAAACAGGCTTATTCGTCAACGAGGTCGTCCTGTATATGGCCGTTGCGGCCATCGGCATGTTCGCGACGCCAAGCTATGAGCTTGGACTGGCTAACCGGATCATACGGCTTTTGCTAATCATCGCGGTCGCTTTGTTCAAGGTGCCGGGATTCATGGTGGGTTCGACCGTGTTCGTCGTGATGCTCTGCCTCGAGCGGTCTTTCAATCGGCCCTATATGTGGCCGTTTATTCCGTTTGACTTGAAGGGCTTGCTCAGCATTCTGCTCCGCACGCCTGTCCTGCAGAACCGGAAACGCCCGAATTACTTGAAGCCGCAGCAGCGGGACCGGATGCCGAACGAGGGCAGCTGA
- the lysA gene encoding diaminopimelate decarboxylase, which yields MYFHGTSKINAQGHLEIGGCDTSDLAQQFGTPLYIVDEALIRQRAREYVESFRASGLKFQVAYASKAFSVMAMCSIAEQEGLSLDVVSDGELYTALKAGFPASRIHFHGNNKTPDEIIMALDANIGCFVVDNFNELYLLNALAGDKGKKVNILLRITPGVEAHTHDYISTGQTDSKFGFDLGNGTAYQAIQEAVSQPNLELLGVHSHIGSQIFEVEGFAMAVDKVAGFAVQVRSELNVTFRVINLGGGFGIRYVEGDTPLPVSQYVKAITDAIKSNFTAASYPMPEIWVEPGRSMVGDAGTTLYTVGTSKDIPGVRKYIAVDGGMTDNPRPALYESKYEAVLANRANEPVVETVTVAGKCCESGDKLIIDLELPKANSGDLLAVFCTGAYNYAMASNYNRIRRPAVVFVKDGAADVAVKRESLDDIVGNDVIPARLQTSAVK from the coding sequence ATGTACTTTCACGGTACCAGTAAAATCAACGCACAAGGTCATTTGGAAATCGGCGGGTGCGATACGTCAGATTTGGCGCAGCAGTTCGGCACACCTCTTTATATCGTAGACGAGGCGCTTATTCGTCAAAGAGCGCGTGAATATGTAGAATCGTTTCGTGCATCGGGGCTTAAATTCCAAGTCGCATACGCAAGCAAAGCGTTCAGTGTTATGGCTATGTGCTCCATTGCGGAGCAAGAAGGACTGTCCCTTGACGTCGTTTCCGACGGCGAGCTCTATACAGCGCTTAAAGCGGGCTTCCCGGCATCGCGCATTCACTTCCACGGCAACAACAAGACGCCGGATGAAATCATCATGGCGCTTGACGCTAATATCGGCTGCTTCGTCGTCGATAATTTCAACGAGCTTTACCTGCTCAACGCCCTTGCCGGCGACAAAGGCAAGAAAGTGAACATCCTGCTTCGCATTACGCCTGGCGTCGAAGCGCATACGCATGACTATATTTCCACGGGACAAACCGATTCCAAGTTCGGTTTCGATTTGGGCAATGGAACGGCTTATCAAGCGATTCAAGAAGCCGTTTCCCAGCCGAACCTGGAGCTGCTCGGCGTACACTCCCACATCGGCTCGCAAATTTTCGAGGTGGAAGGCTTCGCGATGGCTGTCGATAAAGTAGCCGGCTTTGCCGTTCAAGTACGCAGCGAGCTGAATGTGACTTTCCGCGTCATCAACCTTGGCGGCGGCTTCGGCATACGTTATGTAGAAGGCGACACGCCTCTACCCGTCTCGCAATACGTCAAAGCGATTACCGATGCCATCAAATCGAATTTCACCGCTGCAAGCTATCCGATGCCTGAAATTTGGGTTGAGCCGGGCCGCAGCATGGTCGGCGATGCCGGTACGACGCTGTACACGGTAGGGACAAGCAAAGACATCCCTGGCGTACGCAAATATATCGCCGTTGACGGCGGTATGACGGACAACCCTCGTCCTGCGCTGTATGAGTCCAAGTACGAGGCTGTGCTTGCAAACCGCGCAAATGAGCCGGTTGTCGAAACGGTTACGGTAGCCGGCAAATGCTGCGAGAGTGGCGATAAACTGATTATCGATCTAGAGCTGCCGAAAGCAAACAGCGGCGACCTGCTTGCCGTATTCTGTACAGGCGCGTACAATTATGCAATGGCGAGCAACTACAACCGCATTCGCCGTCCGGCTGTCGTCTTCGTCAAAGACGGCGCAGCCGATGTAGCCGTCAAACGCGAATCGCTTGACGATATCGTCGGCAATGACGTTATTCCGGCACGCCTGCAAACGTCTGCGGTTAAATAA
- a CDS encoding peptidylprolyl isomerase → MAKQAKITMSNGAEVYLDLFENDAPNTVANFEKLVNEGFYNGLVFHRVIPGFVAQGGCPTGTGTGGPGYTIDCEINPNKHERGALAMAHAGRNTGGSQFYIVYQPQPHLDGAHTVFGKVTKGMEHVDALKGRDKMEKVEILSV, encoded by the coding sequence ATGGCTAAACAAGCAAAAATCACCATGTCAAACGGAGCAGAGGTTTATCTGGATCTGTTTGAAAACGATGCACCGAACACGGTTGCAAATTTCGAAAAGCTGGTAAATGAAGGCTTCTACAACGGCCTTGTTTTCCACCGCGTTATCCCTGGGTTCGTTGCGCAGGGCGGATGCCCTACTGGCACAGGCACGGGCGGCCCAGGCTACACGATCGATTGTGAAATCAACCCGAACAAGCACGAGCGCGGAGCGCTTGCAATGGCGCATGCCGGCCGCAATACGGGCGGAAGCCAGTTCTACATCGTATATCAGCCGCAGCCGCATCTGGACGGCGCTCATACGGTCTTCGGTAAAGTGACGAAAGGCATGGAGCATGTCGATGCATTGAAAGGCCGCGACAAAATGGAAAAAGTTGAAATTTTGAGCGTCTAA
- the ribD gene encoding bifunctional diaminohydroxyphosphoribosylaminopyrimidine deaminase/5-amino-6-(5-phosphoribosylamino)uracil reductase RibD, translated as MTIDVLSDETYMRLALDMASKAKGQTDINPVVGCVIVNDGRIVGLGAHLRRGEGHAEVHALRMAGDQAEGATAYVTLEPCSHHGRTPPCCDRLIEAKVARVVVACTDPNPQVAGRGINRLREAGISVEVGLLEQESMRMNEAFNKFIVTRLPYVTMKSAMTLDGKLAAKTGDSRYVSGPRAREMTHTLRHQHMGIMVGVGTALADDPELTTRLSVPAVHPVRIVVDSKLRLPLQARLLQDKTASVIVLTVEGADPAKRAALEAAGAEVIACGEGSRVDLLLAMGKLGEREIGSILLEGGGKLNGAMLALGLIDKLQLFIAPKVIGGAASPSVFEFEGFEKMADAIPFRQVHVEQVGEDLYLSGYPNYASSDRSNGA; from the coding sequence ATGACGATCGATGTTTTGAGCGATGAAACGTACATGCGCCTCGCGCTGGACATGGCTTCCAAAGCGAAGGGACAGACCGATATTAATCCTGTCGTCGGCTGCGTGATTGTGAATGACGGCCGTATTGTTGGACTAGGCGCGCATCTTCGGCGCGGCGAGGGTCACGCAGAGGTCCATGCGCTTCGAATGGCCGGCGACCAAGCGGAAGGAGCCACAGCCTATGTGACGCTGGAGCCTTGCAGCCATCATGGGCGAACGCCGCCTTGCTGCGACCGTCTCATCGAAGCGAAGGTGGCACGCGTCGTCGTCGCTTGTACCGATCCCAATCCGCAGGTTGCGGGACGGGGAATCAATCGACTTCGCGAAGCGGGGATTAGCGTCGAGGTCGGCTTGCTCGAACAAGAATCGATGCGCATGAACGAGGCGTTCAACAAGTTCATTGTAACGCGGCTGCCTTATGTCACGATGAAATCCGCGATGACGCTGGACGGCAAGTTGGCGGCAAAGACAGGCGACAGCCGGTACGTAAGCGGGCCGCGGGCTAGAGAGATGACGCACACGCTGCGGCATCAGCATATGGGCATCATGGTCGGTGTCGGAACGGCGCTGGCGGATGATCCCGAGCTAACGACTCGATTATCGGTTCCTGCCGTTCATCCTGTACGCATCGTAGTGGATTCCAAGCTTCGGCTGCCGCTGCAAGCTAGGCTGCTTCAGGACAAGACGGCTTCAGTAATCGTCTTGACGGTGGAGGGCGCCGATCCTGCGAAGCGGGCGGCGCTGGAAGCGGCAGGGGCGGAAGTGATCGCATGCGGCGAAGGAAGCCGGGTAGATCTGCTTCTGGCCATGGGCAAGCTTGGCGAACGCGAAATCGGCTCGATCCTGCTGGAAGGGGGAGGCAAGCTGAACGGCGCGATGCTTGCGCTTGGCTTGATCGATAAGCTGCAGCTCTTTATCGCCCCTAAAGTCATTGGCGGCGCTGCATCCCCTTCCGTGTTCGAATTCGAAGGATTTGAGAAGATGGCGGATGCAATTCCGTTCAGACAGGTTCATGTCGAGCAGGTTGGCGAGGATCTCTATCTCAGCGGTTATCCCAATTACGCTTCAAGCGACCGTTCAAACGGAGCATAG
- the ribE gene encoding riboflavin synthase, giving the protein MFTGLIEEIGKLKRSFKQGEAMLIIIEASRVLKGVMIGDSISVNGVCLTVTAFDGSSFTVDVMPQTYRHSNLKDIRPGESVNLERAMQAGGRFGGHIVQGHVDGIGKIISRTNDANAVVFTIRPHDGKLMRYVIPQGSVTLDGISLTVVAADHDSFMVSIIPHTLKETALQHKGPGGEINVECDVLGKYVDHLLHFKGGGDDAGEDKGKPESGSKLTAAFLAENGFF; this is encoded by the coding sequence ATGTTTACGGGACTCATTGAAGAAATCGGCAAGCTGAAGCGTTCTTTCAAGCAGGGCGAAGCGATGCTCATCATTATCGAAGCCTCCCGCGTACTGAAAGGCGTCATGATCGGAGACAGCATCTCCGTTAACGGCGTTTGCTTGACGGTCACTGCGTTTGACGGATCTTCCTTCACCGTAGACGTCATGCCTCAAACCTACCGCCATTCCAATTTGAAGGATATCCGCCCAGGCGAGTCCGTCAATCTGGAACGCGCGATGCAGGCAGGCGGTCGATTCGGCGGCCATATCGTGCAAGGACATGTGGACGGCATCGGCAAGATTATCTCCAGAACGAATGATGCCAACGCGGTCGTGTTCACCATTCGCCCGCATGACGGCAAGCTGATGCGTTACGTTATTCCACAAGGCTCCGTCACGCTTGATGGTATCAGCCTGACGGTTGTGGCAGCCGATCATGACAGCTTCATGGTGTCGATTATCCCGCACACCTTGAAGGAAACGGCTTTGCAGCATAAAGGACCGGGCGGCGAAATTAACGTCGAATGCGACGTGCTTGGCAAGTACGTCGACCACTTGCTGCACTTCAAGGGCGGCGGCGATGATGCAGGCGAGGACAAGGGTAAGCCGGAGAGCGGAAGTAAGCTGACGGCGGCGTTTCTCGCGGAGAATGGATTTTTCTAA
- a CDS encoding bifunctional 3,4-dihydroxy-2-butanone-4-phosphate synthase/GTP cyclohydrolase II has protein sequence MSDKHGAANGQSILDPIEEAIYDLMLGKAIIVVDDEDRENEGDLIALASKATPEIINFMITEGRGLVCIPITQERAEELDLPPMVQRNTDYHGTAFTVSVDHSSTTTGISAYERSQTVKALIDPNTKAADFRRPGHIFPLIAKKGGVLRRAGHTEAAIDLARMCGSAPAAVICEIIKEDGSMARLPDLIEFKEKHGLKLISIQEMIHYRNEKENLVERAVEVNLPTDYGVFRAIAYTNEVDNKEHVALVKGDIDPSKPTLVRVHSECLTGDVFHSHRCDCGPQLGAALRQINEAGNGVLLYMRQEGRGIGLINKLKAYQLQEQGMDTVDANIKLGFAPDLRDYGIGAQILKDLGISQMRLLTNNPRKIRGLEGYGLEVVERVPIQMDSNVDNDQYLHTKKDKLGHMLKFDDKSNNI, from the coding sequence ATGAGCGACAAGCACGGTGCAGCGAACGGCCAATCCATATTGGACCCAATTGAAGAAGCGATTTACGATTTGATGCTTGGTAAAGCGATTATCGTCGTCGATGACGAAGACCGCGAGAATGAGGGCGACTTGATTGCCCTGGCCAGCAAAGCCACACCGGAAATTATCAATTTCATGATCACCGAAGGGCGCGGTTTGGTATGCATCCCGATTACCCAGGAGCGTGCGGAGGAGCTTGATTTGCCGCCAATGGTTCAGCGCAATACCGATTATCATGGCACGGCATTCACTGTGTCCGTCGATCACTCATCGACGACGACGGGAATCTCGGCTTACGAGCGTTCCCAGACGGTGAAGGCGCTGATCGATCCGAACACGAAGGCTGCGGATTTCCGCCGTCCGGGACACATCTTCCCGCTGATCGCGAAGAAGGGCGGCGTCCTAAGACGCGCAGGCCACACGGAAGCAGCGATTGACTTGGCCCGGATGTGCGGCTCTGCTCCGGCGGCGGTCATTTGCGAAATCATTAAGGAAGACGGCTCCATGGCTCGTCTGCCGGATCTGATTGAATTCAAAGAAAAGCACGGTCTGAAGCTGATCTCGATCCAAGAAATGATTCATTACCGCAACGAGAAAGAGAACTTGGTGGAGCGGGCCGTCGAAGTGAACCTGCCGACGGATTATGGCGTATTCCGCGCGATTGCCTACACAAACGAAGTCGACAACAAGGAACATGTCGCTTTGGTGAAAGGCGATATCGATCCATCGAAGCCAACGCTTGTGCGCGTCCACTCGGAATGTCTCACTGGCGATGTGTTTCATTCCCACCGCTGCGACTGCGGTCCACAGCTGGGCGCTGCCCTGCGTCAAATCAATGAAGCTGGCAACGGGGTGCTGCTCTATATGCGCCAAGAAGGCCGCGGAATTGGCCTGATCAACAAATTGAAGGCCTATCAGCTGCAGGAGCAGGGAATGGATACCGTGGACGCGAATATTAAGTTGGGCTTTGCTCCTGATTTGCGCGACTACGGCATCGGTGCTCAAATCTTGAAGGATCTTGGCATCAGCCAAATGCGGCTGTTGACGAATAATCCGCGCAAAATCCGCGGTTTGGAAGGCTATGGACTTGAGGTCGTGGAACGCGTACCGATTCAAATGGATAGCAATGTAGACAATGATCAATATCTGCACACCAAAAAAGACAAATTGGGCCATATGCTCAAATTTGACGATAAATCAAACAACATCTAA
- the ribE gene encoding 6,7-dimethyl-8-ribityllumazine synthase, translating to MPHVYEGHLISEGLKYGVVVGRFNEFISGKLLSGALDAFKRHGAEDNEVEIAWVPGAFEIPLIAQKMAESGKYDAVITLGAVIRGSTPHFDYVCNEAAKGVNAVGLKTGVPTIFGVLTVDSIEQAIERAGTKAGNKGWEAAVTAIEMANLTKVLKG from the coding sequence ATGCCGCATGTATATGAAGGACATTTAATTTCCGAAGGTTTAAAATATGGTGTAGTCGTAGGACGCTTCAACGAGTTTATCTCCGGTAAGCTGCTGAGCGGCGCGCTGGACGCGTTCAAACGCCACGGCGCTGAAGACAACGAAGTCGAAATCGCATGGGTGCCGGGCGCATTCGAAATTCCGCTGATCGCGCAAAAAATGGCCGAGAGCGGCAAATACGACGCCGTCATCACCCTTGGCGCCGTTATCCGGGGGTCAACGCCTCACTTCGACTATGTCTGCAACGAAGCGGCGAAAGGCGTCAATGCAGTGGGACTGAAAACCGGCGTACCGACTATATTCGGCGTCCTGACAGTAGACTCCATCGAGCAAGCAATCGAGCGTGCAGGCACGAAAGCCGGCAACAAAGGCTGGGAAGCGGCAGTGACCGCCATCGAGATGGCGAACCTGACGAAAGTGCTTAAAGGCTAA
- a CDS encoding ScpA family protein produces the protein MAVTYKLDSFEGPLDLLLHLIDKAEIDIHEVSISEITDQYMDYLNAMQELELEVTSEFLVMAATLLSIKSKQLLPKPPVIEDDYEDWPDDGLDPRDELIAKLVEYRKYKQIAEQLREQELERSLVYTKEPEDMTPFMRVVPDNPVKGLSVQDLIAAFQKALRKSTRRNVIATIHRDEISVKDRIRDIVAVLREFETVRFSKLIRDDMSRHEVVVTFLALLELMKMKHIRCFQHSLFDDIVVHWRGEAADGGLFEVEVDY, from the coding sequence ATGGCGGTGACCTATAAGCTGGATTCGTTCGAAGGACCGCTCGATCTTCTTCTTCACCTTATCGATAAGGCGGAAATCGACATTCATGAAGTGTCCATCAGTGAGATTACCGACCAGTATATGGACTACTTGAATGCGATGCAGGAGCTTGAGCTGGAGGTTACGAGCGAATTTCTCGTCATGGCGGCAACACTGCTGTCGATCAAGAGCAAACAGCTCCTTCCGAAGCCGCCTGTCATCGAAGATGATTACGAGGATTGGCCGGACGACGGATTGGATCCGCGCGATGAGCTCATTGCAAAGCTCGTGGAGTATCGGAAGTATAAGCAGATCGCGGAGCAGCTGCGAGAACAAGAGCTGGAGCGCAGTCTTGTTTATACGAAGGAGCCCGAGGATATGACCCCATTCATGAGGGTCGTGCCGGACAATCCGGTTAAGGGGCTCAGCGTACAAGATTTGATTGCGGCTTTTCAGAAGGCGCTCCGCAAATCGACGAGGCGCAACGTGATTGCGACCATTCACCGAGACGAAATTTCGGTGAAGGATCGGATTCGCGACATTGTCGCCGTTCTAAGGGAATTCGAAACGGTACGCTTCTCCAAGCTGATTCGCGACGATATGAGCCGCCATGAGGTGGTCGTAACGTTCCTGGCCCTGCTTGAACTGATGAAAATGAAACATATTCGCTGTTTCCAGCACAGCCTGTTTGATGATATCGTTGTGCATTGGAGGGGAGAAGCAGCTGATGGCGGATTATTCGAAGTTGAAGTCGATTATTGA
- the scpB gene encoding SMC-Scp complex subunit ScpB, with translation MADYSKLKSIIEGLLFMAGDEGLTAKQLSDILQLDAAVAADLAKDLMKDLKSKKRGIQMSLVAGAYRLTTNPAHAEYFERMAYSPTRASLSQAALETLSIVAYRQPITRVEIEEIRGVKCDRALQSLVSKDLIEEVGRAEQIGRPILYGTTKSFLDYFGLSGLDALPEPSAFTADDLDDQTQLLFEKLEGRQMTLEDMRMADLDAAFGDDNEEHLEELEIEPASER, from the coding sequence ATGGCGGATTATTCGAAGTTGAAGTCGATTATTGAGGGACTGCTGTTTATGGCAGGGGATGAAGGTTTGACGGCGAAGCAGCTGTCCGATATTTTGCAGCTGGACGCAGCCGTCGCCGCGGATCTTGCCAAAGATCTGATGAAGGACCTGAAATCCAAGAAACGCGGAATTCAGATGTCGCTTGTCGCCGGCGCTTACCGGTTGACGACGAATCCGGCCCACGCTGAATATTTTGAACGCATGGCTTATTCGCCGACGCGGGCAAGCTTGTCGCAAGCGGCGCTGGAGACCTTGTCCATCGTCGCGTACCGGCAGCCGATCACACGGGTAGAGATCGAAGAAATCCGAGGCGTCAAATGCGACCGCGCGCTTCAATCGCTGGTCAGCAAGGATCTGATCGAGGAAGTAGGCCGCGCTGAGCAGATCGGGCGTCCGATCTTATATGGGACGACCAAATCGTTCCTAGACTATTTCGGCTTATCCGGGCTGGATGCACTGCCTGAACCGTCAGCGTTTACGGCCGACGACCTGGATGATCAGACGCAGCTTCTCTTCGAGAAGCTGGAAGGCCGCCAGATGACGCTTGAAGATATGCGTATGGCCGACTTGGACGCCGCGTTTGGCGACGATAACGAGGAACACTTGGAAGAGCTTGAAATCGAGCCTGCTTCAGAGAGATAG